Proteins from a single region of Lysinibacillus sp. JNUCC-52:
- the rplO gene encoding 50S ribosomal protein L15, giving the protein MKLHELKPAEGSRKQRNRVGRGIGSGNGKTAGRGHKGQNSRSGGGVRPGFEGGQNPLFRRLPKRGFTNINRKEYAIVNLDTLNRFEDGAEVTTALLLETGLVSNEKAGIKVLGNGTLNKKLTVKAHKFSASAKEAIENAGGTTEVI; this is encoded by the coding sequence CATGAGTTAAAACCAGCAGAAGGTTCTCGTAAGCAACGCAATCGCGTTGGTCGTGGTATCGGTTCTGGTAACGGTAAAACTGCGGGTAGAGGTCATAAAGGTCAAAACTCTCGATCTGGCGGCGGTGTACGCCCAGGCTTTGAGGGCGGACAAAACCCGTTATTCCGTCGTTTACCAAAACGTGGCTTTACGAACATTAACCGTAAAGAATACGCTATCGTTAACCTTGACACATTAAACCGTTTCGAAGACGGTGCAGAAGTAACAACTGCATTATTACTTGAAACTGGTCTTGTGAGCAATGAAAAAGCTGGAATTAAAGTTCTTGGTAATGGAACACTTAACAAAAAGCTTACTGTAAAAGCTCATAAATTCTCAGCTTCAGCGAAAGAAGCAATCGAGAATGCCGGCGGAACTACTGAGGTGATTTAA
- the secY gene encoding preprotein translocase subunit SecY: protein MFQTISNFMRVRDIRNKIIFTLLMLIVFRIGTFIPVPNVDANVLKATDEFNLVGFLNTFGGGALKNFSIFAMGIMPYITASIIVQLLQMDVVPKFAEWAKQGEVGRRKLAQFTRYFTIILAFIQSFAMSFGFNKMYGGSLIKEEGILTYVTISIVLTAGTAFLVWLAEQITAHGVGNGISVVIFAGIVAALPTGINQIYAQQIEGAGDKLFINIIILALLALILLAIVVGVIYVQQALRKIPIQYAKRVTGRNQQTGGQQTHLPLKVNAAGVIPVIFSVAFLVTPRTLAAFFGQNDVTTFIENTFDYQKPVGMLIYVALIVAFTYFYAFVQVNPENVADNLKKQGAYIPGIRPGENTQTYLTSVLYRLTFVGAIFLTVIAVMPIIFINLMNLPASVQIGGTSIIIVVGVALETMKQLESQLVKRHYKGFMK, encoded by the coding sequence ATGTTTCAGACAATCTCTAACTTTATGCGTGTTCGAGATATAAGAAATAAAATCATTTTCACTCTTTTAATGTTAATCGTATTCCGTATTGGTACATTTATACCAGTACCGAACGTTGACGCAAATGTATTAAAGGCAACTGATGAGTTTAACCTCGTTGGTTTCCTCAATACTTTTGGCGGTGGTGCTTTGAAAAACTTCTCTATCTTCGCGATGGGAATTATGCCATACATCACAGCCTCAATTATTGTTCAGTTATTGCAAATGGACGTAGTACCGAAGTTTGCTGAGTGGGCAAAGCAAGGTGAAGTCGGAAGACGTAAACTTGCACAATTTACTCGTTACTTTACAATTATTCTTGCCTTTATCCAATCGTTCGCGATGTCATTTGGTTTCAATAAAATGTATGGTGGATCTTTGATTAAAGAAGAGGGAATTCTAACGTATGTTACAATTTCAATTGTATTGACAGCGGGTACAGCTTTCCTTGTATGGCTTGCTGAGCAAATTACTGCACATGGTGTTGGTAATGGTATTTCTGTTGTAATTTTCGCAGGTATCGTTGCAGCATTACCTACAGGAATAAACCAAATTTATGCACAACAAATTGAGGGTGCTGGTGATAAACTGTTTATTAACATTATCATTCTTGCATTACTTGCTTTGATTTTACTTGCAATTGTCGTGGGTGTTATTTACGTGCAACAAGCACTTCGTAAAATCCCAATTCAATATGCAAAACGAGTTACTGGACGCAACCAACAAACTGGTGGTCAACAAACGCACTTACCGTTAAAAGTAAATGCTGCAGGGGTTATTCCGGTAATCTTCTCAGTAGCGTTCCTTGTTACGCCTCGTACGTTAGCAGCGTTCTTTGGTCAAAATGATGTAACAACATTCATTGAAAACACGTTCGATTATCAGAAACCTGTTGGGATGTTGATTTATGTTGCATTGATCGTCGCGTTCACATATTTCTATGCATTCGTACAAGTGAATCCAGAAAATGTGGCAGACAACTTGAAAAAACAAGGTGCTTACATTCCAGGTATTCGCCCGGGTGAAAACACTCAAACGTATTTAACAAGCGTGTTATATCGTCTGACTTTTGTTGGCGCGATATTCTTAACTGTAATTGCTGTAATGCCGATTATATTCATCAACCTTATGAATCTACCTGCTTCAGTGCAAATCGGTGGTACTAGTATAATTATCGTAGTCGGCGTAGCGCTAGAAACGATGAAACAGCTAGAATCCCAACTTGTTAAACGTCACTACAAAGGCTTTATGAAATAA
- a CDS encoding adenylate kinase codes for MNIVLMGLPGAGKGTQADKIVEKYAIPHISTGDMFRAAIKEGTELGLQAKSFMDQGALVPDEVTIGIVRERLAKPDCEKGFLLDGFPRTVPQAEALDSILANLGKAIEHTINIQVEKDELIARLSGRRICKTCGTSYHLIFNPPAVEGKCDKDGGELYTRADDNPETVANRLEVNMNQAQPLLNFYEAKGVLTNIDGQQDINKVFADLDALLQSSRS; via the coding sequence ATGAATATCGTTTTAATGGGTCTGCCAGGTGCTGGTAAAGGTACACAGGCAGATAAAATTGTAGAGAAGTACGCAATTCCTCATATTTCTACAGGAGATATGTTCCGTGCCGCTATTAAAGAAGGTACAGAACTAGGCTTACAGGCTAAATCGTTTATGGATCAAGGTGCTTTAGTACCTGATGAAGTAACGATTGGTATTGTTCGTGAGCGACTTGCTAAACCTGATTGTGAAAAGGGCTTCTTATTAGATGGATTCCCACGTACTGTTCCACAAGCTGAAGCATTAGATAGCATTTTAGCTAATCTTGGTAAAGCTATTGAGCATACGATTAACATTCAAGTTGAGAAAGATGAGCTTATTGCTCGTTTATCAGGTCGTCGTATTTGTAAAACTTGCGGTACATCATATCATTTAATTTTCAATCCACCTGCTGTGGAAGGTAAATGTGATAAAGATGGCGGCGAACTTTACACACGTGCGGATGATAATCCTGAAACGGTTGCAAACCGTCTGGAAGTAAATATGAATCAAGCACAACCTTTGCTCAACTTCTATGAAGCAAAAGGTGTGTTAACAAATATTGATGGACAGCAAGATATTAATAAAGTGTTTGCTGATCTTGATGCTCTTTTACAGAGCAGCCGCAGCTGA